The nucleotide sequence GTGTTCGACGTTTCTCTTTAAGGTTCATGTCATCTCCAGTGTAGCGGTCTGAGTTGTTGGAGTACTTGTATGTGGGAGGGAAGTATATTTTTCCTTCATTCCAACCCTGGAAGACTCGGCCTGATCTTTGCTCTATCCGAAGCTGCATCAATTGGAGAAAAAGATATACAGATAAGTGATTCTTGATCACATGAAATGTTCTTTGAAATGCCTTTTATGTAGATAGAGTAGACTGAAAGACGAAGCTCGAATAGAAACATGAAGTCATGTATGCTGTTGAGATTATTGCCTGGCTACCTGATCTTTTTCCAACAGTGCTTTCCAGTTACGCATCTCGACAAGAGCCTTCGCGGAGCGATATGAAAGAGCAATTCGGTAATTTAGATCTCCGAGCCAAATGATTCGACTGATCAGAACAAGAGCAGAAGAAATATATGTCATTTTTGCAACATAATCGAGTATTTCTTTTACCGACTGGATAGGAGACAGGCTTACTCATGCTCAGGGATGGTTTCAGGTGATCTCTCATCACAAAACCCCTGAACCGGAGGGAACCTGGTCTTCCTCAGGATCTCCATGACATCAGAGTTCCTCCGCAGCTCATCACCATCCTTCTGCCCAGAACTCAAATGGCTGCAGATGAAGCAGAAGCTTGTTTGGTGCAAAGACATGCTAATCGAAATCGAACCCTGGAAGAAACAGGTTTAAGAATCCTCCAAGTAATGTGCTGTTCATGCGTTTCATGAAAGGATCACTTGCAGCTGGCATGATGCATGACCAACACAAAGACAGGTATTTTATTTGCATATGAGGACCAGGAATTGCTTTCATTTCTGctcactatatatatgtataacacTATGAAATTGTGGAATAGCTAAATCAACATTTGAGAAATATACAACAAAATCCAATAAAACCTCATCGTCTCTTACCTTGTTCCCAAGATAACCCATCAATCCTCTACCAACGCAAGAGACCTTCAAGTTCCTTATGCTGTCTCTCGTGTCTCCTCTCACCCAAATGGTGAGAAATATTCCCACCATCTGCTTGCTCGCCACTAAACAATACCTGGAATAGCCACACAGGTACAACTTTTGAGATCGATCATCAGAATCGGATGTCTATAATGAAGAAGACAATTCCTTGTGTTCTAATATATgagttcttatatttattttgatgaaaTTAACTCTGAATTCTCAGATAGCAGATGGAACTTTCTTGGCCTCCGAGGTGTTACCTCGAATGCCCTGCTCTCTCCCTGTCCTCTATCGAGGAGGAAGCTCCGTAGCCATACGACACCGGCGAGCAGTATGCGGTTGTGCCAGGTGAGTAATCCCCACTAATATTCTCGTCATCAGATGACCCGCCCCATCGATAGTTGGGGTCGTAGTCACTCGGCCTGTTTGCGAAAATGACCCGATCACAGACACTGTGCCGACGATCCAGCCTTGGCTGTGGAGCCAGAATATCTCCATCGATTCTCAAGCTTCGACTCAAGGACTGGAAGGAACGACGGTGGAACAAGTTCCTTTGCCTCATCGATGCGCCCTCGAAGTCATCATCCAGCTCCACAACTGGGTTGGGAAGAGGGGAAGGTGTTCGGTAGCTGCCGCTGCTGCTATTGCCCGGAAGATTGTTCAGTGCCTTCCTGATGAGAGCTATCCATTTCTTCGCAGGTGCATTATCCTCTGTTCCGAGAACGTTTCCCGCACTGAGAGGTACAATTTCCTGAAACCTGAGATGCCCAAAGAAACAACTTCACTTCACAGGGTGCTTTGATCATCCCCACCTTTGAGCTACTCAAGTACGAGGAAGATGCACAAGGTTGAGGCACGTACCCCAGGACATATATGTCTGCGGCAGGTGAGGTGTGGAGCCAATCATCAAGGTTCAGATTACTCGGTGGGGATTTCCCACCTACATTCCATGTTGCTGCAAAGATCCTAGCCCGGGAATAGAGGTAAGCAGTTTACAGTTGCATTTCATACTCGAAGATCGTTTGCTCTGTTACTAGTTCTAAGGTACCTGTAGTGGAGAGTTTCTGTGACTTCAGCTGCATCAAGATCGATCTTTCCTCGTCGAGCTTGATCTCGGTTCTTCCTGGACAACCTCTCTGAGGACATGAAGCAAAAAATTTGAGTGACACAAGGAGGAAGAATGTGAAGCGAGAAGGACGATTCAGAGCAAGCTGTGAAAGGGAACAGAAGAGAAGAAAGCAACTGTTTTCGTGTGGTACAAAGCTGCTAGACTGAGAGGGTGGGGGGTTGTGGAGGGTACTGTTTAACCTATTTTGCTTTTCTTGACAGAGTGTGCTTCCGTCCCGGTGAAGCTGCCCCGCCATTCCTCACCACCTCCTGAAAAGAACACacacatcaaagaaaaagaagaagaaagcaaggcTGTGTTTTGCATGCATTAGTGTGCATCAATCAGGCCCATGATCTTGGAAATTTGGACACCATCTTTTTCTTTTGCTGTATGCGGAGAGAGCAATTGACAGTGATCAGACAATAAGCAGAGAACCCAACGAGACATTTTTCATGTCCTTGTAACATGAAATGAGCAGAAATAGAACAGAACCAAAGAACACAATAGCAGAAGTGAAAGAGTGACCTGAGGCAGACATCTACCTCTACCAAAATCATCCGAACGCAAGTCCTGAGCTTTGCTCTTGATGTTGAACCATCTTCTGACAAAGGACTTGGACCATGAAAGCTGCTCTCAAGCCCACGAaaggaggaaaagaagaagaaaaagagtaaGAATCAGTAATCCATGGAGCTCGGTGGCTAAGAAGGTAACACATTGATTCAAAACCCTTCGAAACAAACCCTGCTTTTCTTTGAAGTCCCATCTTTCATTGTTTCAGAATGGCCTCATGCAGCTGAACAAATGCTTGGCGACAGCTCTTCAGGCATCAAAAAGGAATGAAATGCGGTAAGCGTAATCTTTTGGTTGGAGTGATATTGTTGCCTCCCAAAGAAGAACAGaatcaagaaaaagaagccatTCTATTGGATGCTTCCAGAGAAGCAGTTAGCAAAGCAGAAATCTTGATGGAAAACAAAGAAACAGATTCCTTACTTCCCTCCCGATCTACTTAGGAGTTAATTCCAGCATCTAGCAAGCCCGAAAGAAGGAGACAAGATCACTGCCAGATTTGGTttaggaaaagaaaataaaaatgtgATCTTTTCCTCTTCCCCCAGATGGGTTTTGGTGTGGTgactcaaagaaagaaagaaagaaagaaagaagcaagCGAAGAAACAGGGATTTGAGAAGATTGGAttttggagaggaagaagagtgcaGAAACAGCTAAGAGAAAGTAGGAGAACGAGAATGGATGAAGGCAAAGAGAGGGAGGGAGCACTCTCTTCTTCAAATCCTTGCTCCTAGGAGTTGATTAAAGTATCCAATTGCAAGAGAATAAAGTGTTCACAGAGGCCGcccatctcctctctctctctctctctctctctcatggcttTCTACTCCAAAATCCAAGACCATACCATAACAGGGAATGCAAGCAAAATTTTGTTATAAAGCAATAAAATCCAAAATAGAAACAAATAAGATAACAACATAAAAAATAGCTGCTAGAACTGCTGCCAGGCCCCAGGCACCATTTAGAATCTTCCTCCCCCACACCAACTGCCCGCGGTCAGTTTGCTGTACCTCTTCTCCCTTTGCTTCTTCCCACGAGGCAAGTGaagggaagaagaaagagaaaaggaaACAGATGATGAAAAGATACATGGGGGGGAGTGGGGAGATTGAGATCTTGCGTTCTTCAACTTTCAAAATGTTCTTGTGTTTATTTTGTTTGTGATTTTGTGTGGTTGCATGAACACTGGTGTGGGGAAGAGACatgcttttcatttttttttctttgatttcttttctttcgATTGACACTTCCTTGTGGGTCTTCAAGGTGTTGGTTGCTAAATGGTCTGCGGCACGGGGAACGATCGGGGCTCATCTTTGCGTTCTTGTTTCCATTTTGGCATGGGGAAGGAAGAGTTGGGGCTTTTCTAGGGGCTTGCAAGAGCATAGGACTTGTTGGAAATGCTTGGGCATGGCTTTTGAGTGGTTTGCAACCATAGTGGGGATTGGATGAGAAGGAGATAGGTCTGCAAGATCTTGGGCAACGGGGGAGTCTTGAGGTTTGGATCTCGGCTCTCAGCCTAGTGGTGTGTTTGGAGTCCATTCCTCGCAGGCCTTTGTTGTCTTTGTGTTATGTGACGTACTTGCCTTGGGTCAAGAATAATTGCTTGGATCTGTGCCTATCTTTGGAA is from Musa acuminata AAA Group cultivar baxijiao chromosome BXJ3-8, Cavendish_Baxijiao_AAA, whole genome shotgun sequence and encodes:
- the LOC103996164 gene encoding type IV inositol polyphosphate 5-phosphatase 7-like; its protein translation is MKDGTSKKSRLSWSKSFVRRWFNIKSKAQDLRSDDFGRGGGEEWRGSFTGTEAHSVKKSKIERLSRKNRDQARRGKIDLDAAEVTETLHYRIFAATWNVGGKSPPSNLNLDDWLHTSPAADIYVLGFQEIVPLSAGNVLGTEDNAPAKKWIALIRKALNNLPGNSSSGSYRTPSPLPNPVVELDDDFEGASMRQRNLFHRRSFQSLSRSLRIDGDILAPQPRLDRRHSVCDRVIFANRPSDYDPNYRWGGSSDDENISGDYSPGTTAYCSPVSYGYGASSSIEDRERAGHSRYCLVASKQMVGIFLTIWVRGDTRDSIRNLKVSCVGRGLMGYLGNKGSISISMSLHQTSFCFICSHLSSGQKDGDELRRNSDVMEILRKTRFPPVQGFCDERSPETIPEHDRIIWLGDLNYRIALSYRSAKALVEMRNWKALLEKDQLRIEQRSGRVFQGWNEGKIYFPPTYKYSNNSDRYTGDDMNLKEKRRTPAWCDRILWYGRGLNQLSYVRGESRFSDHRPVSSIFTAEVESINHSRIQNMNCSSAQVDIEELLPFSSGYTELSFF